A single window of Macrobrachium nipponense isolate FS-2020 chromosome 31, ASM1510439v2, whole genome shotgun sequence DNA harbors:
- the LOC135206892 gene encoding dnaJ protein homolog 1-like yields the protein MDYYKILGISQDASMEDIKRAYRKMALRYHPDKNKSSDAEERFKAISQAYEILSDVKKRECYDQHVKGKMEDEEVPKEGNNKTRFTYYLLPILAIQNSLLHIPLLLAIPKLAFTYTSTTSDPKTRFTYTSTTTTNSGPMDDIFHQFFGTHGNFNHFFNNSDDDDDDDDDDDDIHMMLEMVDQ from the coding sequence ATGGACTATTACAAGATCCTAGGTATCTCCCAAGATGCTTCAATGGAAGATATTAAAAGAGCTTACCGAAAAATGGCACTTAGATACCAtccagataaaaataaatcatcgGATGCAGAGGAAAGGTTTAAAGCCATCTCGCAAGCTTACGAAATATTGAGCGATGTGAAAAAACGGGAGTGTTACGATCAACATGTGAAAGGTAAAATGGAGGATGAGGAGGTACCTAAGGAGGGTAATAATAAAACTCGCTTCACATATTACCTCCTACCCATACTAGCGATCCAAAACTCGCTTTTACATATACCTCTACTACTAGCAATCCCAAAACTCGCTTTTACATATACCTCTACTACTAGCGATCCCAAAACTCGCTTTACATATACAtctaccactactactaatagCGGTCCAATGGACGACATTTTCCATCAGTTCTTCGGCACCCACGGTAATTTTAATCACTTCTTTAATAACtctgacgacgacgatgatgatgatgatgatgatgatgatattcatATGATGTTGGAGATGGTCGATCAGTAG